Proteins found in one Ovis aries strain OAR_USU_Benz2616 breed Rambouillet chromosome 19, ARS-UI_Ramb_v3.0, whole genome shotgun sequence genomic segment:
- the RPL29 gene encoding large ribosomal subunit protein eL29, which produces MAKSKNHTTHNQSRKWHRNGIKKPRSQRYESLKGVDPKFLRNMRFAKKHNKRGLKKMQANNAKAMSARAEAVKALVKPKEVKPKMPTGGSRKLSRLAYIAHPKLGKRARARIAKGLRLCRPKSQAKAPAKAPAKAKPPAAAAPAAKGAQAPTKAPE; this is translated from the exons ATGGCCAAGTCCAAGAACCACACCACGCACAACCAGT CCCGAAAATGGCATAGAAACGGCATCAAGAAACCCCGATCACAACGATACGAATCTCTTAAGGGG GTAGACCCCAAGTTCCTGAGGAACATGCGCTTTGCCAAGAAGCACAACAAGAGGGGCCTGAAGAAGATGCAGGCCAACAACGCGAAGGCCATGAGTGCACGTGCCGAGGCTGTCAAGGCCCTCGTCAAGCCCAAGGAGGTCAAGCCCAAGATGCCCACAGGCGGCAGCCGCAAGCTCAGCCGACTTGCCTACATCGCCCACCCCAAGCTCGGGAAGCGCGCCCGTGCTCGCATCGCCAAGGGCCTCAGGCTCTGCCGGCCAAAGTCCCAGGCCAAGGCTCCGGCCAAGGCTCCAGCCAAGGCCAAGCCACCTGCGGCTGCGGCTCCAGCTGCCAAGGGTGCCCAGGCCCCCACCAAAGCTCCGGAGTAG